The DNA segment CGGCTCCTGTGCACCAGCAGGTAGCTGCGGCTGCTGAACGTTTTGTTGCACTCCTCGCACCACACCATGCTCGAGCCGACGTGGTAGGACAGATGCTCCAGCAACCGGTACCGGCTGTGGAACGTGCGCCCGCAGCACTTGATGTAGCCGGGCGTTCGGTGCGTTCGATAGTAGTGGTTCTTCAGTGCGGTGAACGATTCCAGCTGCTCCTCGCACATCTCGCACTTCATGTCGTAAAACTCGCGCAGCTTTTGGTTGGTTTCGTTCGTTGCCTGGCACCGCCGCACCACGATGGgagattttttcttctgctcacCGGGCGACCTCGTGCCTGCCTCACTTTTCGGGGGCCGTCCGCGCCGTGTCGTTCTCGTGCGGTCTGCCGTGTCCGTCACGCGTTTCGACCTCCGGGGTTTCACCTCGTACTCACTGTCGTCTGAATTATTGTTGCTAGCAGCGCTGCTGCTCGGAGGATTGTACTCATCCTCCAGCTTCATCCCATCATCGAGATCACTGTCTATGGTCTGCTCGtccagctgctgcagctgctgctgttggcacTTTGAATCGGGTTCATTTTTACAGCTCTCCTTCGGCGCACCTTCAACCGGTTCCGCTTCTTCGAACGGCAGCTCAAACACGTCATAGTCGGCATCCGGGGCGGGCTCTACCTTGACCTCTTCGAAATACTTCTGATGCTGGGTCGACCACAGCTGATCCTGGTTGCTTTTCACCTGCTCATGGTAGGTGTGGAAATCGGACACCCTTGCCTCACACTGCACGCACACCGTCGATGGGAATGCTTCGATTGAGGTGATCTGAAAACGGAAGGGAATCGTTAATAgcatttcgttgttttttgtaaacaaatggCCAGGCGTGCTGGAAGCACATTTCAACGCCTGCTTTCGACACCTACCGGGAAGCTGAACAGTGTTTTAAGCTTTTCTCTAAAACCCTCCTCCTCGATGGTGGCGTTTGAGCGTAGATTTTCCAGCCGAGCCAAACATAATCGACACTTTTCGTCCATCGCTGGCTGCTGTACGCGTTTGCTGTAGGCGTTTGTTTATGGTGATATGTCAACAAATGAACGATTCCGTTTTGACAGCACAGCGGCGCACTAACACCAGCGAAAGGCAAACGTCCTTGCGCGCACGcacaccactactactaccgcGTTGCTATGTACACGCGCTATGTACATGTTCAATTAAGCTGTTTGCTCAATTAGCGAAATCAATTGCCAGACAGGTAATTTTTCACGGGGTTCCGTAATTTTAACACACCTATGGCAAAGATTTCTTCGCCTCATGGCCACGGTATTTCTGTTTGTACTTCAGCCCGGTCACAACCGTCTAACTCTTCGGGAAGGCCGACTTTCCACCGAACCGTTTCCGGATGGAAGCGCACATAATCCTGCTGGATGTGGAGATTTTCCGGCAGCTCTACCGAGCGTATCGCAtctgttgtgggcagccgtgccgacccctggacttgccgtggtagTTGTGCTACCACTGAGTTTATACTTATTATGTGTACTGTAATTTTGTATGTAATAAAGTACCTGAGTTCAAGCCAAAGACACAACAGC comes from the Anopheles coluzzii chromosome 2, AcolN3, whole genome shotgun sequence genome and includes:
- the LOC125906660 gene encoding transcription factor grauzone-like, which translates into the protein MDEKCRLCLARLENLRSNATIEEEGFREKLKTLFSFPITSIEAFPSTVCVQCEARVSDFHTYHEQVKSNQDQLWSTQHQKYFEEVKVEPAPDADYDVFELPFEEAEPVEGAPKESCKNEPDSKCQQQQLQQLDEQTIDSDLDDGMKLEDEYNPPSSSAASNNNSDDSEYEVKPRRSKRVTDTADRTRTTRRGRPPKSEAGTRSPGEQKKKSPIVVRRCQATNETNQKLREFYDMKCEMCEEQLESFTALKNHYYRTHRTPGYIKCCGRTFHSRYRLLEHLSYHVGSSMVWCEECNKTFSSRSYLLVHRSRVHGQAEDRPYKCTQCHQSYAMECHLKAHIVSHVRVNCTICGKELASALSLRTHMINMHGNRENHICDSCGREFRSRQAFERHVKLHLGLEVAEQVQCEVCHKWLNSKRALKMHVKLVHMEAGQTFQCDICSQQCPNSRALANHKQRVHVEERFKCEECGKLFKRQLYLKEHVAALHTRKPLYSCEVCGATFNSNANKYSHRKNKHPVEWEERRKQQLQQQQEQQQQQQQQQQQQEQAVSL